A region of the Vigna unguiculata cultivar IT97K-499-35 chromosome 9, ASM411807v1, whole genome shotgun sequence genome:
ATCAAACATCGTTTGTTAGGCGTCACTCTGGTTGGTCTAGGATGCCAGGAATTCGATGGATTGTGAGTTTCATTCACTGTTATGGTTCCGCATGAAGAAAAATAGTACCCAAAAgatattttgtaatttgttgtTGTAGGTAGCATTCTTCAGGCAATTCTTTGCGTCTGTCACTAAGGTGGATTACATGACCATGCGGCATGGATTTATTAACGTGGGTGCCAAAGTTTTACTTGTGTACCTTAAATAAATGATGTTACTGTTTTGAATTAATTGAGTTGGTGAGAAAAACTTTGACAAACGCAGGCACATTTTGCTCCCAATAGCAAATTTGACTttcaaaaatacattaaaagaTCGATGGAGGACGACTTTAAAGTGGTTGTGGGTATAAGGTATCAATCAATCATCAAACCTCAAAAATCTGCAACGCATTAATAATCTCACGACACAATTTTGGTTTTTTCTTACCATATCAGTTCTTGTTTTGCAGTATTCCGTTATGGGCTTTCGCTATCGTCTTTATGCTGGTGAACGTTTACAGTAAGTTTTCTCTTCTCGGTCCTCTCTTTTAAGTCTCCAACTCACACACGCAATGCTCAAAACCGTGTTGTTATTGAAGTTCTtgactttgttttgttttgttttgtttattgctGCAGAATGGTACACTCTCACCTGGCTATCATTAGCGCCGCTAGTGGTAATTAAGGAAACTTGTTATTGAAAAGTTTGTAATAATTATcgtcattattattgttattatcaacCTCGAAAGAAAATTAATGATGCTAACTAACATCCCTTGAACTTCATTGCTTTTGACAGATACTTCTATTAGTGGGAACCAAGCTTGAACTTATAATCATGGAAATGGCCCAAGAAATTCAAGATCGGACCACAATTGTCAGAGGGGTCCCTATTGTAGAGCCTAACAACAAGTATTTTTGGTTTAATCGGCCCCAGTGGATTACCTTCTTAATCCACTTTACCTTATTCGAGGTCAATACTTGTGTGTCTGTATATAACATAAATTTACCAGAAAAATTACTGACATTATGTCATATAACAgagattttcaatttttatgacAGTCCATGACTATGAAACAAACAATTTCTCTTGTGACGTGTGTTATTTATCTGTTGTTCTGTTCTGCAGAATGCATTCCAAATAGCCTTTTTCCTGTGGTCGTGGGTAAGTAGCATGCATAACCATGGTGTTTCCAAACTCAGAGTACTTCGTTGTTTTTAATGATGTTTTCAAAATTGCAGTATGAATTCAAGATCACATCTTGCTTCCATGAAAACTTGCCGCTGATACTGACAAGGGTTTTCCTTGGGATAGCCTTGCAAATCGTGTGCAGTTACATTACATTTCCTCTCTACTCCCTAGTAACACAGGTGAACAGTTTCAAACTAATTGCTACAAAATTACGGATTAAGCATTAATTATATTGCTGAAGTTACACGTACACTATAAataaaaccaattcataatatataaatagagtCTATCTCTGCAAGCTTTCTTAGACATTTTGTTTTATCCGATATTGGACCGCTAACGGACCATCCATTCATTTCTAGTCCCACGCACGAAATGTAGGCGTGAGGGAGGTGTAATAGGGTGCAAACTTCACCTTACAAATCAGTTTTGTGAGATTGAATTTAGTCTTAAAAGTCAATCTTAATGGTGTGTTTTGACTTGTAGATGGGATCTCACATGAAAAAAGCAATTTTTGAAGAGCAAACTGCAAAGGCACTAAAGAAATGGCAAAAGGTGGCAAAAGACAAGAGAAAGTTGATGAGAAAAGCAGGGGTAGATGTTCCTTCAGGAACAATGAGTGGTGAAGCAACACCAAGCCAAGGAACATCACCAATACATTTACTTCACAAGTACAAGCCTAACCAAACAGACACAGATAGTGTTCTCTATTCTCCACGATCATACCAATCTGAAACTGACTTGTCTGACACAGAACTGTCATCACACCAACTGAATGAAATAACACAGACACGACAAGCTCCAAGAAATGGAGAACCTCACAATGTCGATTTTTCCTTTGTCAGCTTTAATTAACAATGAACAATTTTGAAAGGACTTGTGTGATTGTATCTGCAGAATTAACGAGTAATAGCAACTAAAGAAGCTGTGTTTAAGATAATGAACATGATTAATATTCAGATACTGTTGTAGCTTTCAATTGAGAGATTCAGATTCAAATGATAATAGTTATAACTCAAGCTACATAATACAACTAATGTAATCACTACCCAAACATATTGAGTTTACATTTAACAGAAGTTTCTGTTTTGcaacaccattttttttttgtttatatagtaatgtaaaaaatataaatagagaaattaatatttaaagaatactagacatgtaaaaataatttaaaaaagatatacgAGTGTTTGGTTAGAATTGACTGtacaaaaattatgttaaaatctttattatttaaattatattttaatgaaaaagaaaaaatatttttgagaaaaaaaaatgttttaaagaaCAATATCCCACTCTCTTCCTTTTAGAACCCTCTAATTTTTAAGGTTTGAGTTACACCATCTATTTTTCCTGCAAACCCTATTAACTTTttcaatagttattttttaagtgaaatcttCTTTAAAATGATTTGTTTTATGTGCATGATGGCGATTTTTATAACTTAgatgttttatttgataatattttttcaaaactatttGTGGTCCATATTTGAAATATTGTGGGTTAGTTTTGCAAAATAAAATAGGCGTTATTGTAAATTGTGTTAAAAGAACAGGAGTACGTGTATAATATCTTTCAAATTTAAGggatatttgtataatttttgtaaaacataagaaatactcttaaatatatttttttctgtcGACGTTATACATTTTTGCAACTCTTCAgatatgaaaagaaagaaaaataaaaaatctaatcataattaaattaatacattaaaaatagataaaaaataataaattaaaatatcattttcaactaatttctttttaattttttttaatttttctcgtCATGTAccaaataattttagaattttgtttTCCCTGCCAAAGAGAGTGAAAGTAGGTTTCCTATGACCTATTTCTCATAAAAAACATTCAATAATCCAATTGTGGTTGGTAAGTCAAATCAGtgctttacatttttttttactttcttttttctttttcttataccAGATGTTATTAGACTTTGCTAACTCTCTCACGCTATTGCTTTTGTCGCTTTCATATCACACTAACTTCCCAAGGAATCGCttccacacaaaaaaaaatcattagttGGAAGATTCCAAATCATTGTCATGTTTTATGTGAAGACGgcacataaataattaattattcaacaacaaaataaataaaccacTGTTTCTCgcaaattaataaagtaattatagAAAGACAGTCAACAAAGTATTTcactaaataaagtaaaaaatatattctgtgagtatttttttatagttatatataaaatataaaaaaatgtttgctGTTGCATTGTGTTAAATCAGAATCATCATTACTGTGTAaaatttcttcttcacttttaaaaaaaaattatcatatcataaatataaaatataatagttattattaacTCAAAAAACATCATGTGTTTCCATAGAACAACAAATGTATCAGACAAAAACACAGTATTAGGTGGAAACGTAGCAGTGGCCTCTGAATAGGGATTTTGTGGAagtcaaactttattttatgaGAATTGATTGATGAACTATCATTTCACATGTAAATATTTGACACCCAACATCAATAATTTATGACCACATAACATAAGTCTATTATTCTAtaggaaaatgataaaattgattttttttgactattaaatttaaatttggtctTTTAATCTCTAAAACtaataagatatttttgttAGCCCTTTAAGAATATATTTCTgtctttaaatatataagtggactccttttttttttgtattaatttgattttttatcttaaaattaatgttattgaaatatttgttgACATAAAAATCATTGTACGTACTATGATAATTTTtcgaaatattttaaaatctaaatatgCGAGgctaataaatatttaataaaaattataaaataatttttcacatTATTTAACCTGTGTCATTGTTAACATGAAcataataaatcaattttataatcgAAGGCTAAACTTAATTTAAACAGAACAAATTTTGTGGGTTTACATGGAAATTTCATCACAtgtatgtgaaaaaaaaataatcaaagcaGGCAAAGTTGGAATGAAATGTCACTTTTACCCTTATTTTTGTTGGAATTTAcatttttgatatattatttcttcataactttttaattattaaataggaTCTTCATCTCAAAAGATActgaaatttaattacaagGAAATGCAATAttagtaaataatataaaaaaaaatacacctacatgttatacatttaattattataattataactgtcacattaaaagataagaaacctaatttttttattgataattaatgcATACAGGTGATTATGCAGCACCTACTAACTTTTTTAATGTACAATTactattatttgaatattttttccttcaacAAATGGACACagagatattatattaattcagTTACCAGAGTTTGAGTtttgaagattaaaaaatataactgagagattttatttaaaatgttaatattaatcataaaaaataatattattcatgTTTAAATCATaccatatttttgaattttaaattttgaaatttcattttctatCAAATTTTCTACATTTACTCTTTTATCAAAATATCCTTAGTTGTTTGAATTGCTATTAACAAATACTATGAGTtatcattttctcttttaatgaaagacacaaatttaaatatttaaaaaggagTTGGAGCGAAACAGTGAAATTAATAGAATGGGGTCCAGTTTTCAGAGTAGCAACGGTGagtgtataatatataatatataaatataaataaataaaataaaagcgaTATTTccctaatttatttatttattttaatataataatataatataataatgcaATACAATAGTGGGAGAGTGAGTGACTTTATTCTGGCTTGTCTCTTGGCACTCTCACATCACCCAACAACCTCTtacctttttctctttctctctctaactctctttctctctctaactctctttctctctcttcttctcttcttcttgaATTTGACTTGCCAAACCCTAGCCTAAGAATTTTCAtacaacttcttcttcttctgtcaTTCCAAATCGGTTTCCACTTTGCGTGATTAGAGAACAAGTGTGAAGGGTGTGGCAGATGCTTCTTTTCTGTGCAAATGCTTCTGATTTCGTAGTTCGTTAGAGAGACTTCTCACTCGGTCATGGCTAGGCGTCATGGATGGGAGCTTCCTTTTCACACTTTCCAGGTACATTCTCACTCTCACTCCACACCACACTGTATTTTCAATGCCGCAACGCAATTGTCTTCTCATTCCTGTGCtactttgttttctgtttgttttgttttttcctcAGTTTCTGATAGGCCTTTTCTTCAAACTTTCCTCCAATTTTCCATCGTCTTCTACCTTTTCCCACTTTCTCGTTTACCTCTTTCTTCTTTGACTCTTTCCTGTTTTACCCACTCTACCGCATCTTTTTCTCTatggtttattttgttttccGCCGTTAATTCGTGTTCTAGTTTTATGCGGAATCTCATGCATTTTGTCGTATATGTCGTGTCCACTCCTTTTACCTCTCACTTTCTGGGGGATTCTGTTTTCGCACTCGAATATCCGTTtacctaagatttttttttttcagtgtgGAAGCCACGTCAATTACTTTAGCGTTTTTTTACTTCATCATTTCTTGTTACGAATCTTGTGTTATCATATTATCGTCATCTGCAGAAAGATAAATTTATGAGTCAACTTGTAGATGGAACAACACTACTACTAATATTAGACCACGATCCTTCGGCATATTCTTTAGTGTCTGATAATTTCTTTggtaaaatagtttttttgtcTCCACTTTAACCGTAACACATCTAAAAAATGTTTGGGTTTTTGTCttccaaaaatttaataatttttttgtatttattatttaagagcAACACATCCCTGATGAGGGACTAACACTCCAGGGactaaaacatattatttttgaaGGAAGTATTTTGAAGGACTAGAAACATATTTTTGCCTAAATTCTTTGACAATGCTGAAAAATGCCAACTGTTGTTCTAGTTTCTTGTTTTCTAGAATTGAAGGTTTCTATATTCTCACTGAGCCTTTTCTCACTGCTTTTTGATTTATGAACAGGTCGTGGCTATAACAGTATTTTTCTTACTGTCTATTGCATATTATGCATTCTTTGCCCCTTTTCTTGGAAAGGACATCTATGAATATGTGGCTATTGGTGTTTACTCTTTACTGGTAAGCAATACTCTGAATCTTCTCCGCTCTCCCCCCACTCTTGTGTCTACCATATGGGAGATTCATTCTAAAATAGGGTGTTCAATATTCCTTCATTAACTTGTATTTAAGTTTTGAATGCAGGCTCTCTCTGTGTTCTTTCTTTATGTTCGATGCACTGCCATTGATCCTGCTGATCAGGGTGTAACGGTTGACTGTGACAAGTCGTCGAAGAATAGATCAAAACATGATGAAGAGTTGGCAGGTTGGACTTTCAATGCTAAGGCATTTATTGATTTTTGGTTTATTCTTGTG
Encoded here:
- the LOC114164286 gene encoding MLO protein homolog 1-like isoform X2 — encoded protein: MAGGASGGERTLQETPTWAVAAVCSVFVILSVLIEHGIHLLEKWFKKRHKKAMSEALEKIKAELMLLGFISLLLTFGTQYIAKICIPASAGDIMLPCKKVEASKNPDDSNGGRKLLYFEERRVLATASSGGDYCSQKGKVSLISQSGVHQLHIFIFVLAVFHIFYSVMTMVLARAKMKKWKAWEAETSSLEYQFTNDPSRFRFAHQTSFVRRHSGWSRMPGIRWIVAFFRQFFASVTKVDYMTMRHGFINAHFAPNSKFDFQKYIKRSMEDDFKVVVGISIPLWAFAIVFMLVNVYKWYTLTWLSLAPLVILLLVGTKLELIIMEMAQEIQDRTTIVRGVPIVEPNNKYFWFNRPQWITFLIHFTLFENAFQIAFFLWSWYEFKITSCFHENLPLILTRVFLGIALQIVCSYITFPLYSLVTQMGSHMKKAIFEEQTAKALKKWQKVAKDKRKLMRKAGVDVPSGTMSGEATPSQGTSPIHLLHKYKPNQTDTDSVLYSPRSYQSETDLSDTELSSHQLNEITQTRQAPRNGEPHNVDFSFVSFN
- the LOC114164286 gene encoding MLO protein homolog 1-like isoform X1, translated to MAGGASGGERTLQETPTWAVAAVCSVFVILSVLIEHGIHLLEKWFKKRHKKAMSEALEKIKAELMLLGFISLLLTFGTQYIAKICIPASAGDIMLPCKKVEASKNPDDSNGGRKLLYFEERRVLATASSGGDYCSQKVRNIITFYGTPFFHSLLLTIFIVRNQGKVSLISQSGVHQLHIFIFVLAVFHIFYSVMTMVLARAKMKKWKAWEAETSSLEYQFTNDPSRFRFAHQTSFVRRHSGWSRMPGIRWIVAFFRQFFASVTKVDYMTMRHGFINAHFAPNSKFDFQKYIKRSMEDDFKVVVGISIPLWAFAIVFMLVNVYKWYTLTWLSLAPLVILLLVGTKLELIIMEMAQEIQDRTTIVRGVPIVEPNNKYFWFNRPQWITFLIHFTLFENAFQIAFFLWSWYEFKITSCFHENLPLILTRVFLGIALQIVCSYITFPLYSLVTQMGSHMKKAIFEEQTAKALKKWQKVAKDKRKLMRKAGVDVPSGTMSGEATPSQGTSPIHLLHKYKPNQTDTDSVLYSPRSYQSETDLSDTELSSHQLNEITQTRQAPRNGEPHNVDFSFVSFN
- the LOC114164286 gene encoding MLO protein homolog 1-like isoform X3 produces the protein MLPCKKVEASKNPDDSNGGRKLLYFEERRVLATASSGGDYCSQKVRNIITFYGTPFFHSLLLTIFIVRNQGKVSLISQSGVHQLHIFIFVLAVFHIFYSVMTMVLARAKMKKWKAWEAETSSLEYQFTNDPSRFRFAHQTSFVRRHSGWSRMPGIRWIVAFFRQFFASVTKVDYMTMRHGFINAHFAPNSKFDFQKYIKRSMEDDFKVVVGISIPLWAFAIVFMLVNVYKWYTLTWLSLAPLVILLLVGTKLELIIMEMAQEIQDRTTIVRGVPIVEPNNKYFWFNRPQWITFLIHFTLFENAFQIAFFLWSWYEFKITSCFHENLPLILTRVFLGIALQIVCSYITFPLYSLVTQMGSHMKKAIFEEQTAKALKKWQKVAKDKRKLMRKAGVDVPSGTMSGEATPSQGTSPIHLLHKYKPNQTDTDSVLYSPRSYQSETDLSDTELSSHQLNEITQTRQAPRNGEPHNVDFSFVSFN